GACCCCTGGGTGTTCCGCCACGTCGGCTTTTTTATCGTCGGTACCCAACACAACAGGGAGAATACCGGTGATAGACACAAACATCTTGTTGGTTGACGACGACTCGGACACCTGCGATTCGATGTCGGACGTGTTCTTAGATCTCGGCTACACGGTGGATACGGCCCACGATGGTGCAAGTGCCTTGGAATTGTCCGGGGGCCATCATTACCGTTTGGCGCTGCTTGACTACAACATGCCCGACATGGACGGCCTGGAACTCTGCCGACGCTTGAAGAACATGCAGCCAAACATCGTGGTTGCACTGATAACCGGCTTCACTTCCATCACCACCACGGGAGAGGCAGCCGAGGCGGGGATTAGGTGTTCGTTCCTAAAGCCAATCAATTTCTCATTGCTGATGCCGCTTGTGGAAAAAATTGTCGGAAACTTTGTTTTTCGGCGTTTGGGATCAGATGTCCCAACGTAACCTTGCGGCAAAAATGGCGAACTGAAGTCAGTAACCAATCTGGCTATTGCCCAAGGCGGTGGTGCTTTGTGAAGTCATCCGCAGCTGCCGAGGATGAACCTGCGAATTATACTCTGGCCCTCTTCTTAATTAGTCGCGCAGGCGATCAATCTGCCCGCTTTGGTTGACAGTTCTTTAAGTCAGCTTTGCACTTCCTAGCAATTCCCGAAGCTTTGCGAGCATATCGCAACGAATTTGGCATTCTTAGCTTGCAATCGATCACTTAGCCATTTAACGCCGCGGGCATCCGAAGTCTCCTCTAAAGTTTGGCAGATCTGAGGTTTTCGAGAGGCTGGATGACGCAGGGCGAGTAAGATTCAGACCATATACACGGCTCACTGCATGGGAGAGCTAATTATGACAATTGACCGAATCTGTTTACGAAGCATCGCTC
Above is a window of Anatilimnocola aggregata DNA encoding:
- a CDS encoding response regulator; protein product: MIDTNILLVDDDSDTCDSMSDVFLDLGYTVDTAHDGASALELSGGHHYRLALLDYNMPDMDGLELCRRLKNMQPNIVVALITGFTSITTTGEAAEAGIRCSFLKPINFSLLMPLVEKIVGNFVFRRLGSDVPT